atgctccatcagtcccagtccagcttgctttggtgagctcccattagatcagccccaccatctcagtgggtgggcacacacctcgtggtcctgacttccttgctcatgtcctcccttcttctgctcctcatttagaccttgggagctcagtccagtgctccaatgtgggtctctgtctctagcttcatccatcgccagatgaaggttctatggtgatatgcaagatattcagtatggctataggacagggccatttcaggctctttctcctcagctgcccaaggatctagctggggacatctccatggacacctgggtacacctctagagtcaagtctcttgccaaccctaaaatggctcccttaattaagatatatacttccctgctcccatatccacccttcctttatcccaacaatcccattccctcaagctctccccgtcccccttctcccttttttctccctatctccccttaccgccaccccacctccacccccaagtTTCTAATTGTTTCCtagcaatcttgtctccttccaatatccaggaggataactatatgtttttctttgggttcaccttcttatttagcttctctaggatcacagattataggttcaatgtcctttatttatggctagagtccacttatgagtgagtacataccatattcatctttttgggtctgggttacctcacttaggatagtgttttctatttccatctatttgcatgcaaaattcaagatgtcattgtttttttaccgctgagtactattctaatgcatacatattctacactttctttatcagttctttcattgaggggcatctaggttgtttccaggttctggctattacaaataatgctgctatgaacacagtttgggagaagatcttcaccaaccccacaacagacaaaggtctggtttccaaaatatataaagaactcaagaaactagaccttaaaatgctaattaacccaattaaaaaaaggggtactgaactgaacagagaattctcaacagaagaaattcaaatggccaaaagacacttaaggtcatgctcaacctccttagcaatcagggaaatgcaaatcaaaacaactttgagattccatcttacacctgtcagaatggctaaaatcaaaaacaccaatgatagcctttgctggagaggttgtggaggaaggggtaccctcatccattgctggtgggaatgaaacttgtgcaaccactttggaaatcagtgtggcgatttcttaggaaattcgggatcaacctaccccaggatccagcaataccacttttgggaatatacccaggagatgctctatcatactacaaaagtatttgttcaattgtgttcatagcagcataatttgtaatagccagaacctggaaattttttttaaccaattaaTAACTTCCTCCTGGCAGTAGCCTTTGATTTATAATCTCTATTGATACATTCCCTGTCTTGAAGGAACTATGGTTGCTTTCAGTATAACTTTAATAACATTGTATCATGTGCTCAGCTGCTGCATTTCAGCATGCAATGAAACAAATCAGTCCATAAACTAACATAAGACACGTACACTAGATTTACGTGTACATGTGTTCATCTGAATAAATCAGAATGAAATGGCTTAACCTACAAGAGGAAATGCACCACATGCAGTGGCTTGGTGCCTGTTGCTTAGATACAAAGCTTTAAATGCTGCAACCTGTTTCCTTGTGAAAAGTGCAGCTGGTGTGAAAGACAGGAATGCAAATGATCAGAACACATGACAATCTCAGTGACAGACATGCTTCAAGTGCTGCCTGAGTGCCAGGTGAGTCATGGCCATCATGGTCCTGGAGTTACCCAAGACTGTCATTGGAGTTGTCTCAAGCAATGAGCCAGAGTTCCCATGTGGAAAGAGATGAAAGGATGttctggggagaagaaaagacACCTGAAAATTCCTGACAACATGGAAGAGCAAGGCATGTGAAGAGGGTGAAAGCCGCTTTACTTGAGTTTGTTTGTAGTTGTGGGACGTGGTGGGCAAGGGGGAGTTGGTGATGGTGACAGGGGCATGAGCTTAGAAAGGCAGAATAGAGCAGCTCATGAAGGGGTCCATGTTCCTGCTAAGGAACTAGGGTGTTTTTATAGCAgacaatggaaaataaataacatGAGATGCCTTTATCTTATTACTTTAGTAAAATCACTCTTAAGACTACTTTCAGAAAAAGCCTGGATGCAGAGAAATAATGAGACGATTATACTACATAGGATACATTCTCCTATTGCTTCTCTTGATATAGGGTTTCTCATTGAGACTCAGGCTCATAGTcagcaaggctggctggccacGGAGTCCTCAGTGTCCTCCTGTACCTTCCCTTCGGCACTAGGGTTACCtgatgctcatgtgtgtgccaGTCTGAAgtcatgtcctcatgcttgtgtggcaagcattgTACTGATTGAACCATCTCCCCCATCCTGGAACCACTTAGTTTGAAGATGTTGCCAGATAAGGAATGCCCTTTGGAATAGCTTGAAACCttgttgaaaaaaatatttaatatgccaCATTTATCATTGCCTCCAGACAATTATAGCACTAATTCTAGTTCTTAACCACAGATAACCTTGTGTATCTATATGTTTGTAGGAGCGTGTGTATGTGACCAAGGTCAACATGCGTTCTTTCTCACTCATTCTAGACCTgcgtttttctgagacagaatcgcTCACTAACCCTGGAGCTCACTACTTAAGCCAGGTTGACTGTCCTGCAATCCTCAAGGATCTCCTGTGTTTGTCCCTCTACCGCTGGGAtgacagaaagaaacaagaaacagcAGAGCTTAGATTTTGACACGAGAATGTTGGAAATGAGAACTCTGGTCTTATTGATTGTGTAGTAAGCATGTTACAGAATGAGTCATTCCATGGCCCTACCAAATAATAACTTTTAAGTTCTAGGACCCTCCACATAGCAGTAGGAAGAATGTCAGGAGTTtaacattttgcttttattcCAATGACCAGTGTCTGAAACTGTATTGTTGAAAACCGTATGACTAACTCTAAACCCTAGCCTTCCTCACCACCCTCTATGTCTCCCTGTAAGTTACAAGAAGTAACAAAGCTTACAGTGTTCCTCTTATCAGTTCATTGTCTAGGGATCTGAGATATGTGAGCCAAGCCCAATGCCATGCCCAATCTTCTACTCATCTATCATGAATCTACTAACAGATTTGTCTTATGTCAGGATATAGACAAACAGGAGCACCAGAGCTATATTTCCCTTCAAAAATGCAGATTCCACAAAAGTTAAATGGAAGAGGCAAATATTAGTGTTTAATAATATACATCCTAAATGTCAATTAGTATAGGTTCttagtttttcttgtttgctgTTTCCACATTATTCATCATAACCCAAGGTAAACAAACCTTGGATAAAGGATGTGATCGGAGAAATAATTCAATGCAGAGAATCATTGGCCCTGTTGGATCCACCTAGGATTTCGTCTCTCGGAGACAATCCTTAGCATGTGGAACCCAGACAGATTCCTCTGCCTGGACTTTAGGATCCTCATctggagaagggcagagtgggaCCTGGAAACTCTTGAGGGTGTTGGTTGTCATGGCATTCTAAAAGTCTGCAATGCTATTGAAATCTGGGTACTCCTTGGAATGAGTGACGGGAATGAGAGCTAGGACTCTGAAGTCATATTGAACTAGGCAGACTTCATCTTGGGAGAGACTTCAGAGAGATGATTGGCACGTGCACTGTAGGTCATAAAGAGCTTCCATAACCGACTATCATGCAATAATCTTAAGGCCTTCCACACTTACTCCTCCTTCACACTCATTAGTCCTCCTTTACTTTCTTACCAGTTTATAGACAATGGATCTGGGCTTATGAGACTAAGAAGATTTCACCTCATTGAATTACAACTACATCTgcacttaaaatatttgcttacaAGTTTGGTGAGAATCCAAGTGACTGCAGGGGCTAGCGGGTGATGGAAGCACACGGAATGATCAAGGGAAGACTATcagcatttcattttaaaagatttatgtttgtttatttatgtgcacGAGGGGGTGCCTATGTGAGTGTTTGTGGATGTATGCATGTGGGTGCTGATGTCTAGACCttcatgtgaaggccagaagaggatgtcagacgTCCTCTTCTGCTACTCCTCACATGGTCATCTAAGGCAGAGTCTCTTCCTGGGCCTGGAGCTTCATAGCTGGGCTAGGCTGGAAGTCAGCAGGCCTGctctagtgatcctcctgccttgattCACTCCAAAAGCTGGAGCTATCGACTTTTTCAGGGAATGCCTGCCAGGTTGTTAGGCGACTGTTGGGATCTGAACGCTGGTCCTCAGGATCACAGAGTACATGCTATTAACCATGGAACATCTTCCCAGTCCaattgttgctttctttttaaccataaaaagaatgcaagaaaaataatataaggaGACTTGTACTTTATATTGCATGGAATATATAGAACAAAGAATGATGAAGCTTTGGAGACTAGGAAATTGTATGACCTATTTATGGGAGGCAGGCTTCCCTAgacagatttgttttttaaaagaaaacctggAGTCCTAGAACCTTAACTAAAGtctctttatttataaatattagttACTACTTCTAACAAGATCCAAAGAAACATAGAAGATACCCACCTTGTGTTTATATGGCTTGGAGGCCACCTTGTTAGTTTTGTTCTGAACTGTGCTGTCTCTAAAAGCTACTCCATCACATTACATGGCTTACATTGCTTTGGAAGACAGCTCTACAGCATCTGCCAGGCACCTGCTGTCCCTCAGCTTCAGACAGGGTTGGAGCAGATGCCCATTGATCCAGAGGCATCTGTTGCTTGCGGCATGCTTACTCTTGAGAGGGTGCTggatattttaaacattattcttgggaagatttttttgaaagaattttcTGTAGTCTCCATGACAACTGTAAAGAGGAGATTgagttttatgtattttacaGAAGAGTAAATTAACATCTAGTTCAGTTATGAATGTTCCCAAGCTGTAAGTCATCAACACGAGACACCAATGAGCTCGGAGTCCAACTTTTCATCACACTCTAAAGCTGACTCGATTTTAGACTTTAGATTAGACCGCATTAAGTTAAGGGATACTTCTGTTGTTGCCTCTGTCTTGTGAGAGTCTGGGGCAAGGAAAAGGTAAGGTATGGAACCATTTTCCAGGAGACATGATACCTCCATGCCTTCTCATCCCCTTCACCACTGGGTCCTGCtgggatggaggggaaactgacaggaggaagaaaacaatGACCTGCTCCTTCACAGCCTGGAAGCTTCCGCACTAAGGCAGGACACTCCCAGCTTTGTAGGTGACTGGACGGACAGCGCATGGGGAGGGAATTGGCTGGCGGAATGCTACCTTGGGCAGATGCCAATCAGCTGTCTCATGGTCTGAGCCAGACCCACAACACTTTATATAAACACAGCCCTCTGCCCAGATGCCTTAGCCTGCATGACTTTGTGCCTGCTGAGGAGGGTGAGTCTGGAAGCTGGGTCCTGGGATTGTGCTGGGGGTGATATTTAGGTGATATTCAAGGAGAAGCTGGGACAGACATTCATCAGCCTGAAGAGAAAAACTGCCTAAGGAATATAAGACATGCAGAACTGATGAGAATAGGCAGGCTGTAAAGCGTATTCGTCTTTGACAGCCCCTGGTTTCTTCTCCAGATACCATTTTCTTCTGTTAGCAGCTTGTCCTCGGGGAAGATACGCCAGTTATCTATTTTGTGTGAGTAAAGACTCCCGAGGATGGATCACCTTCTCTAGAGGACACAAACTTGGACACTTGCTACAAATGGGAAATGCCTAGCTCTGCCTTCCAGTGGATgcatttttggtcttttgagagcTTGTGAGAGGTGCTATGTTGTATGATTCAATTGCCAAATTAGCCCTGTGCTGTGCTGGCCACCAGGCTGCCCAGATACAGACAGCTAGCTCTAGGAAGAACAGTTGAGCGGTATCTGATGTGTTTTCTTGTTAGCTAAGGGTAATATAGGAGTGTATGACTGAGTGTCTTAGATCTTGCTGTTATGACCTTGCTATGTAGATGCACAAATGTGCCTGAATGTCCTTACACAAAGCCTCGAATGTGACAAAGGATCTGCTAGTATCTGGATTACCTCAGCTTAATTAACTCTATGCTGCACCTCAGGGGGTCTGGGGAGAAAATTACTCTGAATTCAGCAGACTGTTACCCTCCAGATCACTGACAGCAGCGAGCTAGCTCTGCTGCCTCTCAGGGGGTCTGGggagaaaatgtctctgaattcAGCAAATTGTTCCTTCCAGATCACTGGTAACAGCAACCTTCCTGGGCAAATGCTCGTGCTAATCCCAAGGACAGTGTGTTTCGTATATGAGGTATAAATGGATTTGCATATCTCTAGAAGGGTCTATTAAAATAAGCTCATTTAAAAAGATTGAATGCAAGGCAGCAAACATTAAACTCCCGGCCCAAGAGGTCTGGAATCTGCCTGAACCCTTTGCTTTCAGGGGACTTTTCGATGAAATATGAACCTAGATgatgcctgtgtttttgttttccctggGTTCATTTTTACATACACGTGTGGGATGTGTGAGGAAATGCAGACTTCTGTGGGTGTGGAAACCTCAATTTGGGCTATGCATTGTAAGCAAGCTGCCGCCCGTTCTTCCTGCAGGACTGTTCCCACCACCAGGCTGTGTAAGGGCGGAGAATCTGCTTGACATCAGTGCTCTCTGGTGGCAGACATTGGCATGCCTACATTTACATTCAGCTGTGCAGAATCCAGCCCTTTTTGCAAAACCAGGGCAGGTCTCATAGCCAATGGTGACTAGCACGGGCTCCAACTAAGTCAGTACCAGTAAGGGTTCTTGGGTGAAGGTTGAGGGCATGTGAAGACAGGCCGGAGAAGATGCCAGGCTCCTGGCTGTAGATCCTAGCTCCTCCCTTGCAACTCTCAGCCTCTTGACCCTGGTTTCTCTACCCTCAGGTCTTGTTCACCCCCCTGCATCAGGACCATGTGTGATCAGCAGCAGATTCAGTGTTGCGTGCCGGTGCCCCAGTGCTGTGTCAAGGGTTCCTCCTTTGGTCCCTCACAGTATTCCTATGCCAACAACCAGGTGTTGGTCCAAGCTCCATGTGGGATGCAAGTTGTGGAATACGCTGTACCGTGCTCAGTTCCAGTTTCCCAGACTCCATGCCAGTCCAGTGGCATTGAAGTGAAGAGCCAGGCTGCAGGCTCATCTAAGACCACTAAGGTTAAATGTCAGGCTCCATGCCAATCAAAGACCACCCAGGTAAAATGCCAGCCTAAGACCACTGAGGTAAAGTGCCAAGCTCCGTGCCAGGCTCAGGTTTCCTGTGTTCAATGCCAGGCTCCCTGCCAGGCTCAGGTTTCTTACGTGCAAGTCCCACAGCCTCTTCCGACCTACTATGTAGAATGTGCTCCGGTGTACTACACAGAAACGAGTTATGTGGAGTATCCGGTTCCAACCTATGTGCCTGCTCCAGCTTCTCAGCCTGTTCGCACTTATGTAGAATgtccctcagtgggccagggccagggccagggaagTTTCCCCACTCAGGGCCAGTACCAGGGCTCCTACGGCAGCTGTACCTCTCAATCACAGTCACGGGGTTCTTACAGCAACTGTGGTCCACAGTCTCAGTCCCAGGGTTCCTACAGTCGCTGTGTGCCACAGTTCCAGTCTGGGCCCTCCTACACCAGCTGTGGCCCCCAGCGCCAGTCACAGGCTTCCTACGGCGGCTGTGCCTCCCAATTCCAATCACGAGCATCCTACGGCCACTGCTCCTCCCAGCGTCGGTCTGGGGCTTCATTTAGCACCTGTGCACCACAATGCCAGCCCCAGGGCTCCTATGGAAGCTTCACTTCACAGCAGCGCAGGTCTCAGAGCACCAGCAGATGCCTCCCTCCTCGTCAGCTGCAGCCTTCGTATCGAAGCTGCTCTCCACCAAGACGTTCCGGGCCCTGTTATAGCAGCTGCCTGCCATCCCGATGCTCTTCAGGCTCCTACAACTATTGCACCCCACCCCGCCGCTCAGAGCCCATCTATAGCAGCCACTGTCCCCCTCGGGGCCGCCCTTCAAGCTGTTCTCAAAGATGTGGACCCAAGTGCAGAGTAGAGATTTCCTCACCCTGCTGCCCCAGGCAGGTTCCCCCACAGAGGTGCCCTGTCCAGATTCCTCCCATCAGAGGTAGATCCCAGAGCTGTGGCCGGCAACCCTCTTGGGGTGTCTCCTGCCCGGATTTGAGACAGCCACAGCAATTCCCAAGGTCTTGCGGCCCACAGCGTCGTGCCTGGTCTCCAGAACCACCATGGCAGCGGTGTCCAGTTCCTGCACCACGTCCATGTCCAGAGCCACAGCGTCGTGCCCGGTCTCCAGAATCATCATGGCAGAGGTGCCCAGTTCCTGCACCACGCCCATGTCCACGTCCAGAGCCATGCCCAAGTCCAGAACCCCGGCCATGTCCTCCACCTCGGCGATTTTCAGAACCATGTCTCTATCCAGAACCATGTCCAGCTCCTCAACCAGCACCACGTCCAGCCCCACGTCCAGTGCCACGCCCGAGCCCAGTTCACTGTGAGAATCCAGAACCACGTCCACAACCACAGCCTTGTCCATATCCAGAGCCAATGCCGCATCCTGCGCGCTGCTCCAGCCCAGAGCCTTGTGGGGAACCCATGCGCTGTACCAGTCCTTGCTCAGGCCCTAATCCAGTTCCCTACCGCCAAGAACTAGGCTGTCATGAATCTAATCCG
The nucleotide sequence above comes from Microtus pennsylvanicus isolate mMicPen1 chromosome 7, mMicPen1.hap1, whole genome shotgun sequence. Encoded proteins:
- the Kprp gene encoding keratinocyte proline-rich protein, coding for MCDQQQIQCCVPVPQCCVKGSSFGPSQYSYANNQVLVQAPCGMQVVEYAVPCSVPVSQTPCQSSGIEVKSQAAGSSKTTKVKCQAPCQSKTTQVKCQPKTTEVKCQAPCQAQVSCVQCQAPCQAQVSYVQVPQPLPTYYVECAPVYYTETSYVEYPVPTYVPAPASQPVRTYVECPSVGQGQGQGSFPTQGQYQGSYGSCTSQSQSRGSYSNCGPQSQSQGSYSRCVPQFQSGPSYTSCGPQRQSQASYGGCASQFQSRASYGHCSSQRRSGASFSTCAPQCQPQGSYGSFTSQQRRSQSTSRCLPPRQLQPSYRSCSPPRRSGPCYSSCLPSRCSSGSYNYCTPPRRSEPIYSSHCPPRGRPSSCSQRCGPKCRVEISSPCCPRQVPPQRCPVQIPPIRGRSQSCGRQPSWGVSCPDLRQPQQFPRSCGPQRRAWSPEPPWQRCPVPAPRPCPEPQRRARSPESSWQRCPVPAPRPCPRPEPCPSPEPRPCPPPRRFSEPCLYPEPCPAPQPAPRPAPRPVPRPSPVHCENPEPRPQPQPCPYPEPMPHPARCSSPEPCGEPMRCTSPCSGPNPVPYRQELGCHESNPCRLDTEGPSPYSCNQGQESNDNCRHDDSFLGTQSLGGCGDQGNTQGGAKGGAYAGAKGAYF